GCGCCGTCGCCCATGGACGGCCGGCGGCGGTCGATCCGCACGAGCCGGAGCGCGTCGCCGCCGGCGTCGAGCGACTCGGCCTGCGCCACGTCGTCGTCACGTCGGTGGATCGCGACGACCTGCCGGACGGCGGCGCCGGCCACTTCGCCGCCACCGCGCGGGCGATCAAGCGCCGCCAGCCCGGCTGCACGGTCGAGGTGCTGACCCCGGACTTCAAGGGCAACCTCGAGGCGCTGGCCGAGGTGGTCGAGGCGCCGATCGACGTCTTCAACCACAACACCGAAACCGTGCCGCGGCTCTACAAGCTGGCGCGGCCGGGTGGCCGCTACGACCGCTGCCTGGCGATGCTCGACGCCGCCAAGCGCCGGCGGCCGAGCCTGCTCACCAAGACCGGTCTGATGCTCGGCCTCGGCGAGGAGCCGGCGGAGGTGCTGGCGGTGCTCGCCGACCTGCGCGGCGTCGCCTGCGACATCCTCACGCTCGGCCAGTACCTGCAACCGACCCGCCAGCATCTGCCGATCGCCCGCTACCTGACGCCGGCCGAGTTCGACGAGCTCGGCAACCGCGCCCGCGCCCTGGGATTCCGCCACGTCGAATGCGGCCCACTCGTCCGCAGCTCCTACCATGCGTGGCAGCACGTGGCGTAGTCGCCCGCCCCTGGCGCTCCCGCTCGGGGCGGATGGTGATCAGCTCCGCCGCGCCAGCACCTCGACGTGGCCGATCGAGAAGAAGGCGTCGGGCAACTGGCCCCAGCGGCGCAGACCGTCGGCGATCCACTGCAACTCGGCGCGGTCGGCGATTCCGTACGCGACTGCCTTGGCGGCCAGGTTCGAGTGCAGCGTGCGCTCGGCCCACGATTCGGCCCAGAGCCGGGGCGACTCGTAGCCCGGGAAGGTCCAGGTGGTGCCGCTGACCTGCGGATCGGTGAACCCGGCCTGCTTCACCCAGCCGTACAGGTGACGACCGGCATCCGGCTCGCCGCCGTTGCGCCGGGCGACGGCGCGATAGACCTCGAGCCAACGGGTGAGCTCGTCCGCCGCGGGGTTCCAGGTGCAGATGCCATAGTCGCTGTCGCGCAGGGCGACGATGCCGCCGGAGGCGAGCAGGCGACGCATGGCGCCCAGGACCGCCAGCGGATCGGCCACGTGCTGCAGGACCTGGTGCGCATAGACGACATCGAAGCCGCCCGGCCGGTCGAGGCTCAACACGTCGGCCTGCTCGACGCGCAGGTTGGCCGCTCCCTCGGTCGCGGCGCGCTCGCGGGCCTGGGCGACGACGTCGGCCCCCAGATCGATGGCCAGCACCGGCCCCGGCGCCACCGCCGCCGCCAGTCCGACGCTGATCGATCCCGGCCCGCAGCCGACGTCGAGCAGTCGCATCCCGGGACGCAGGTGCGGGAGGAGGAAGCGCGCTGCCTCCGCCGCCGTGCGTTTGCGATGCTGGCTGACCACCGACTCGTGATGACCATGCGTGTAGGTTTCGAGCGCGTCCGCCATGTGCGGTCTCTTGCCACGACTGAGCCATCACCGTCGAAGCCGTTCCATGATGGGCGAAACGCGCCGGCATCCCGCGAAATGTGACAGTCCTAGCAAGACTTTTGCCTCCGAGTTGTGTTTACACCGCCTCCCGATTTTGCGATGGTGCGCGATGCAACAGAATCGGTGAACACCATTGGGAGGCGGTGAATGATGAAGCTGTATGACTACCCTGACTGCCCGTTCGCTCAGAAGGTCCGGGTGGTGCTGGCAGAGAAGGAGCTCGAGTACGAGACCATCTTCGTCGATCTGCGGACCGGCGAACACCGCCAGAACGCTGAGTTTTTGAAGCTGAACCCGTACGGCAAGGTGCCGGTTCTGATCGACGATGAAGTCGTCGTGTACGACTCCACCATCATCAACGAGTACCTCGAGGACGAGTATCCTCACCCGCATCTCATGCCGGAGGACTCCGCCGCCCGGGCGCGCGTGCGGACCCTCGAGGACTATTGCGACAACTCGTTCCTGCCGTCCGCTGGCTTCGTCCAGGCCGAGCTCAGCAAGCCGGTGGAGGAGCAGGACGCCGAGCGCCTGGCCCGCTATCGCAACGAGCTGCAGCGCGGGCTGAAGCGGCTCGAGGCCTTCCTCGCCGGCAAGGAATACCTGGTGGGCGATTTCTCGCTTGCCGACGTCGCCTTCATCCCGGCGCTGCTGATCCTGCCCCGGCTCGGGGTCGAGGTCGACCCGGCCCTGCGCGGCGTCACCGCTTGGATCAACCGCCTCAAGCAGCGTCCGAGCGTCCAGATCCTGGAGCGGTGAGGGCGTAGCGCGAGGAGCGGCGCGTGAGCCACCAAGACGACGCCCTCGAGCGTTCGATCCTCGATTCGTACAGGGTCGTCTGCATCTGCAACAAGATTCGCAAGGGCGTCATCGAGAAGGCGATCCGCGGCGGGGCACGCACGCTCGACGA
Above is a genomic segment from bacterium containing:
- a CDS encoding (2Fe-2S)-binding protein: MSHQDDALERSILDSYRVVCICNKIRKGVIEKAIRGGARTLDDVRRRTRACTGPCTPNRCGPVIRQMLADAERERVDRGSGGV
- the lipA gene encoding lipoyl synthase, whose product is MMAVTRRHPEWLKVRAPGGDAYASTKQVVQSLDLHTVCEEARCPNLGECWGQRTATFMLLGDVCTRNCGYCAVAHGRPAAVDPHEPERVAAGVERLGLRHVVVTSVDRDDLPDGGAGHFAATARAIKRRQPGCTVEVLTPDFKGNLEALAEVVEAPIDVFNHNTETVPRLYKLARPGGRYDRCLAMLDAAKRRRPSLLTKTGLMLGLGEEPAEVLAVLADLRGVACDILTLGQYLQPTRQHLPIARYLTPAEFDELGNRARALGFRHVECGPLVRSSYHAWQHVA
- a CDS encoding glutathione S-transferase family protein, with protein sequence MMKLYDYPDCPFAQKVRVVLAEKELEYETIFVDLRTGEHRQNAEFLKLNPYGKVPVLIDDEVVVYDSTIINEYLEDEYPHPHLMPEDSAARARVRTLEDYCDNSFLPSAGFVQAELSKPVEEQDAERLARYRNELQRGLKRLEAFLAGKEYLVGDFSLADVAFIPALLILPRLGVEVDPALRGVTAWINRLKQRPSVQILER
- a CDS encoding methyltransferase domain-containing protein encodes the protein MADALETYTHGHHESVVSQHRKRTAAEAARFLLPHLRPGMRLLDVGCGPGSISVGLAAAVAPGPVLAIDLGADVVAQARERAATEGAANLRVEQADVLSLDRPGGFDVVYAHQVLQHVADPLAVLGAMRRLLASGGIVALRDSDYGICTWNPAADELTRWLEVYRAVARRNGGEPDAGRHLYGWVKQAGFTDPQVSGTTWTFPGYESPRLWAESWAERTLHSNLAAKAVAYGIADRAELQWIADGLRRWGQLPDAFFSIGHVEVLARRS